DNA sequence from the Macadamia integrifolia cultivar HAES 741 unplaced genomic scaffold, SCU_Mint_v3 scaffold2872, whole genome shotgun sequence genome:
TTATGATTTCGATTTTATAATTCAAcgacaggaaagaaaaaaaaaaacgtgggggggggggggggggggtcatTGCCGCTCAGTGGAAAGGATAAGTTCATATCTTGGTCCAGATAGTGTGCGAGTCTCTTGCTATGAAGATTGGTGGTTGGGTTCATCATTAATGTCCTATCTAATTGAAATATTAAAATAGCCTCCTCCTATTTTTGACTCCACCACTCTCATGACCGAAAGTATCTGTTCAatttaatatggtttaatcAGTCTTCTCCAATCTCTATTTAAAGAAGTGAAGGAAGAAGTGATTCACAGCAagtgtagtagtagtagtagtagtagtagtagtgtTAGCCTAGCCAGCTTCAATCTTGAATCATGGCAACCACCCACCGCCAACCTCTTCTAGACACTACTAAGAAGAGCCCCACTTTCTCCTGCAAAGCCATCTTCTTGTTCCTCTCTGCGACTGCTATTATCTGCCCATCAGCTTTCGTAGCTTACCATTTGATCAACAACACTACCCCCCATCTCTCTTTGCCATATCAATTATGTAGTAGGTTCCATGGCCCAGCCTCGTGCCTCCAGATCTTCTTGAACAACTCTGTCCCACGCATCGCCGAAGCCATCGATGTCGCCGACCATATCCGCCGCCGGAGCAATGATGCCCGTGAGGAGGGTCCTCTTGCTGACTGTGTGGATCTGATGAAACTCTCCATCGACCGTGTGAAGGACTCTGCCGTCGCCATCGGCATTGGTTCCACTGCCTCACTCGCCGACGCCCATACATGGCTAAGTAGCGTACTAACCAACCATGAGACTTGTTTAGATGGGCTCAATAGTGGGCCGACTCAATCATCCATAAAGGCCCAGATCCTTGACTTGAAAGCCCAGGCTAAAACCTCCTTAGCAATGTTCACTGCGATCTCACCGTCGGATGAAGAGGTATTCCGGCCATTGAACGGGAGACTCCCATCGTGGGTCACCAGTAGGGACCGTAAGCTTCTGGAGTCTCTTCCAAAGGATGTCAAGGTCAATGCCAACGTTGTGGTAGCCAAGGATGGTAGCGGGAAATACCAGACGGTGCAGCAAGCGGTGGCGTCGGCGCCGGACAATGGGAAGAGCAGGTACGTGATCTATATAAAGAAAGGAACTTACAAGGAGAACGTTCAGATtgggaagacgaagaagaaccTGATGATCGTTGGTGATGGCATGGGTTCTACCATCATTACAGGCAGCCTCAACGTGGTTGATGGATCCACAACCTTCAACTCGGCTAcagttggtaattaaattaaaaaagccCATTTAAACTTTTTTTGAAACCCATGGCCCAAGCCCATTTAATAGCTTAATCAATCTTTGGAATGGCAGCTGCTGTTGCTGATGGATTCATAGCCCAAGACATCTGGTTCCAGAACACGGCCGGACCGCAGAAGCATCAAGCCGTCGCACTCCGGGTCGGTTCGGATCAATCCGTAATAAACCGGTGCAGGATAGACGCATACCAAGATACACTCTACACCCACAGCCTTCGTCAGTTCTACAGAGACTGTTACATCACCGGCACCGTCGATTTCATCTTTGGAAATGCAGCTGTTGTGTTCCAGAACTGTCAAGTGGTTCCTAGGAAACCCATGAGTGGCCAACAAAACACGATAACAGCCCAAGGTCGAACCGACCCGAACCAGAATACTGGGACTTCGATCCAGAATTGCCAGATCATACCAAGCTCTGATCTTTCAGCGGTGAAGAGCTCAGTACGGAGTTATCTTGGACGTCCATGGAAAGAGTACTCAAGGACGGTGGTGATGCAATCAAACATTGGGGACTTCGTTGATCCACAAGGATGGTTGGCTTGGAGTGGGGACTTTGCATTGAAGACACTATactatggggagtactcaaatAGCGGTGGGGGTGCAGGTACCAGCAAGAGAGTGAGATGGGCTGGTTATCATGTCATCACCAGTGCGGCAGAAGCAAGCAAATTCACTGTGGCACAGTTGATACAAGGTGGGGTATGGTTGAAATCAACTGGAGTGACTTATACTGAGGGTCTCTGATGTGATAGAATTAagtagagaaaataaagagtcctctttctttctctgtatcGTGTTAAGTAATAATTTCAGTTTAATGAATGGGCTTtggcctttcttcttcttgactTCTAGGAGGGTGATTCTGCAAGAAAATCCAAGCGACTTGGATGAAAATTTTCTCCATTATTCAATGATCAGTGCTTAGTGTTTGGGTTTCTGAACcattttgttgcattcatgggcTTAATTAGTTATTTAGGTTGATTAAATGAGTGAGAGTGAAGTTGTATAAATCGATTCGGTCCACTATCAGGTTTAAGGATATGTTGTCCCAATCTAttgtgatttagggttttgagtgtcagacagtattataaatattaGGTTTTTAGTCTTAACAgtcatttttcattcttttccactttaccactaaagtgagagaactcaaGGAGATCTAATGGGCTGTAAATGGTCCTTAGCCAAAAGAAGGAAACTGTGAAAAGCTAAATTGATCCTATTCAACATACTAAGAGTAAGGTACAAATCAatcatttatgttttgattCAACTTTGTGTTCTAGTTATACGTTTGGAAACCTATTAATGTATATTGTGAAATGCTAAACATTCTGACACATTTACATCAATGTCTtgtaaaaatcatattttttatcattatgTGGCATGCGTGGTGATGATGAACAAATCCCCATTGACATTTTTAGGCCCCATGGAATGGGTTTGTTAGTCCCCATGCCTCAAGACTTCACTTAGGTGCATTTCTGACCATGGCATCAATGGTCAAAAACTCCCTTGGAATAATTTTATGGAACACAAGCGAAGTTGGAATTGGCCAAGAGTGTAGATAATAGACCACATTAGTGGGACTGTGGCAGTCAACGTGTAATAATGCATGGTGGCCACCCAATAGGTTTTCTACTATACAAGTGTTGTAcacatagttatcaattcggccgaataattcgcgaattattcggccgaaccgaatttttccgaattttatcaaaaattcggaccgaatccgaattaaaaataaaattctttaaaattcgcgactttttcaaaaatgaatataaatcgtgaataattcggaccgaatccgaattaaaccgaattattcgttccatttaaacattatttaaaaaaaaaaaccaaataaaaaataaaaaaatataaaaacaattaaaaaaaaaaaaacccaataagattttttgaccgcttttttgaccgaatccttaaattaatcgtccgaattattccgaataattctccgtccgaataattcccgaatccgaatttgctaactatggttgtACATAAGCTTTTAGAGCCCACCTCACTTGAATTTTCGGTCATGAGAGTGTTTACACTTTCCCTAGACATCTCATCAAGTTGCTAAGATTAAGAAAAACTTGTTAAGGATGTGTTTGCACTCAATTTGATATTGTATTAGTTGTATATCGTTAAAAATTCAATGGTTTTGTGTGAGGATTGTTGCTAATTGAAGTGAAGAGGCTCAAAGAAAAGTCTCAAAGCTATAAAATAAAGGTTTTGCCCatatcaaagattttttttttttttttcaagtgttAGAGAAAGTGTTCCATGAGATCAACAATGCTTATGATGAAAATGTTGTTTCGCATGACCTCCAACATGGTAGTACAAAACTTTAAATCCTTTGATTCTCCTAGGTATATTTATAGATAAAAGCTATGTGATCATACACTACTGTTTCAGTAGAAATGGGAACCTAATTTGTTAAAGGGATCACAAGTCAAGTGGCATTAAATCTTCCTTATAAGAATTAGACTCAGAATGTAAAAACAAAAGTAATTGCGTAAAAGTATCACTATTCAGCAattacaaaaattattttttaacaaGTATACCCCTACATGGTAACAACCAAGACATCTTTAAAgtgataaaaataattatattaaaatcCCTCCACTTAAGAATATTGCATTACGGGTCTACAATATGAAATATAAgcaccataaaaataaaaataaattaaaaaaaccaGACCGCCAAAATGGCTTCGTCAAAGAATCTCAATTATTAATTGAACataaaacattgaaaaaaactttttcaaatataattatGAAATAGATAATAATATTTTACACGCCTTAGTAAATTCTTTATAAAACTACCACCGAGCTCTAAATTAGATACAATAACAGGTGGataattttttcaagattttcaGCATATCATGATATGGATTCCTTGTCAAATATCTCGTCCATTCACATTTGAACATTGTGAATCAACGCCTTATATATAAATAGTGTAGATGGCAACCATTGATATCCAAACACACAAGGTGCAATTGCAATGGTAAGAACCTAGCTCTCAGTTATAGAAGCCAACAACTATCACAAAGACTTGTTGCTTAATACAACTGATGGTAATCCATACAAGATTTTCTTATAATTAATCGAGTTCGATGTACTTACAATACATATACTCCCATTGATATTCTTCaatcttttctgttttttgtaaGCATTGATATTCTATaatcatatttaaaaaatatacaatatgatAATCATATGAATAAAATACCCAATTAAGCCTCTAACTACGAATAAtacaaattaatttaatttaaacacTTTAAATTAAGTTGGATGGACACATATATCCAGCAGGTCTTACTTTGTGCCTTTGGAGAAGACTCCAAAAGGAAGAAACATGAAACTAAGCATAGATGTGCTGCACATGTGATCGACTTCATTCTTAAGATCTGGCTCTGCATTTAATTAAGAACCCTGCATTAGCCTTGGCTTTACACTCTTGAATATTGTTTATTCTCACTGTTAATGCACACTTGATAGATCCCTACCTAATAATACCTGATGACACCCAACCCTATTCCCATTTCATCAGTAGGCATGCATCTTATTCTATCAAGATAAGGGTTGGGGGGGAGGTGGGGACagaatattaaataaaaaaggttgATCAGGAGGCTCAGCGTGAGACCTCATTATGGTAGACAAGTCTGCAACTTTGATCCATGTTTGATCAGAGGGAAGACAGACATTCTTGTACTGAAACTTGATCACAGCTCTCTGatccccaaaaaaagaaaacccaattgGAAATGAGATCATCTTTGAGGCTTGAGCACTCCATCGAAATTTACAGATGTATCACAcatggtttcaactttcaattctTCTTTGGCCACAGTAGCTTTTCTTTGACTTGttattaaaacaaaaatccaAAAGCTAATTATTTATTACACAAACCCACCCAACCACTTGGGTTTAGATCTttccaggtttttttttttcttattaaattgtgaattctttttaattaatttgtcCCATTGCTCATCAATGTTAGCATGTGATTGTGAAATCTCAAAAATGGCGTATTTCAAAACCTGGGCTAATATTTTAGCATCATTCATGCATGGAGTTCCATTTTGtcaaaataatttattaaattattGGGCATTGTCCCTTGCCATGAGCTGGGTTTTACCTTTGaatagggttttctttcttgtctttttcttttcctttttccagaTGTTGGTGTTTTATTGGGATTGAGTTCCTCTGTGGCGTAACATAGTATTCGGTGCACATCAAACGGCCAAAAATGTCTTGGCATGAAACCCAAGGCGGTCACACGTAGCCCAAAGCGTTACTAGGCGTTGGATGCATGCTAGACATTGTCTTGCTCCACAAAGGAGCCAAATCCATTTTATTGTGGGGACGGGGGTGTGTTGAAGTGGGGCAATGGACTTGTGTTGACTGCCCGGTGATGAACTAGGAAGAGAAGGGTTTTCACCTGAGCAACCGGCAAAGTTAGAACAGTAGAGGTCTCAAAATCTAGCTGGTAGagttttagatttggattttttatttttattttta
Encoded proteins:
- the LOC122067361 gene encoding pectinesterase-like codes for the protein MATTHRQPLLDTTKKSPTFSCKAIFLFLSATAIICPSAFVAYHLINNTTPHLSLPYQLCSRFHGPASCLQIFLNNSVPRIAEAIDVADHIRRRSNDAREEGPLADCVDLMKLSIDRVKDSAVAIGIGSTASLADAHTWLSSVLTNHETCLDGLNSGPTQSSIKAQILDLKAQAKTSLAMFTAISPSDEEVFRPLNGRLPSWVTSRDRKLLESLPKDVKVNANVVVAKDGSGKYQTVQQAVASAPDNGKSRYVIYIKKGTYKENVQIGKTKKNLMIVGDGMGSTIITGSLNVVDGSTTFNSATVAAVADGFIAQDIWFQNTAGPQKHQAVALRVGSDQSVINRCRIDAYQDTLYTHSLRQFYRDCYITGTVDFIFGNAAVVFQNCQVVPRKPMSGQQNTITAQGRTDPNQNTGTSIQNCQIIPSSDLSAVKSSVRSYLGRPWKEYSRTVVMQSNIGDFVDPQGWLAWSGDFALKTLYYGEYSNSGGGAGTSKRVRWAGYHVITSAAEASKFTVAQLIQGGVWLKSTGVTYTEGL